CTGTTGTCCAGCCAGGTCACTTCAGCTCATGTCCCCCGGTTTGCAGACGACGGATATTCCATCGATTCTGCAATAAAAGTCGAAGACCCGCTCAAATCATGGGTATTCTATTCTCAACTTCCGGATAACAGCACTGTGCAATACTATACATTTCAGATGCAGAAAGGCGACAGACTCAAATTATCACTTTTAACACCACAAAGAGGAGATTTTGTTCCCAGTGTCGTCCTGACAGGTCCGGGTATTGATGAAAAAGAGGATGTTCCCGAATATATAGACATTCCCGAAAACAGCGGTGCATGGTCAATTGAAGGAAAAATGCCTGATAGAGCTTCTTATGAAGCCTTTACCCCTTCAAAACATTACACATTACTGGACATCGATACTACTGCGCCTGCGACCGGCCAGTATTACGTTGCAGTCCATTCCACAACGACCGGAGGAGAATATGCATTGGGAATCGGATATACAGAGTCATTCAAACTGACAGAATGGATAACAGTACCGGCCTATACCATAAAAATACACCTGTGGGAAGGGCAATCCGTCTTTTCGATCTTCGCACCACTTGTTGTCACATTGCTGGCAGGACTTGTGATAGCATTCAAAAGACAAAAGAATCTTTCTTATTTTGCAATTGCAGGCATAATAGCAGGACTATTCTATATTGGAAGTGCAGCAATGAAGCTTTATCAGATGATGGTCGCAATGGAAGGAACCAGTGCGGGCCCTTCAATAGGCCTAACAACTGCCTTTATTATCGTTTCTGCAACACTTGGAATCATTCTCCTGAAGCTGTCATTAAAAGACACAATAGGAACTAAAGAAAGATCATTGATGCTCTTGATTGGTATAGCAGGTCTTTTTACATGGTCAGGGGTATTCATAGGTCCGGCAATTGCAATAATGGCAGTCATTATCCCAGCAGATCTGCATCTTTAGTGTCTAATCCGGACATTTGAACAGAGGGTCAGGACAAATCAGGATATGCACAGAGCCGAATACCAATTGTTTTTATCCCGGATCCAACAAATGGGCATTTTGGAATTTATAATAGCAAATAATCATACAAAAGATATTAAAAGTATTACCAACTTTAAACTTCCATGATAACTATGACTGAATTCTCAACAGAAGACAAAAACAGAAAAATACCCGGCTTTGAAGAAGCCGCGAAGTTCCACGGTCATGTCTGTCCCGGACTGACCATTGGTTATATTGCAGCCAAAGCGGGAATTGAAAAACTAAAAAGTGAAAGAGAGATAGACGAGCAACTTGTCACAATCGTGGAGAACGACGCATGTGGAGTGGATGCAGTGCAGGTCCTCACCGGATGCACAATCGGAAAAGGTAATCTCATCTACCGTGACCATGCAAAGCAGGTGTTCACATTCATCTGCAGAGACAGTGGCAAAGCCGTCAGAGTGGCACTGAGAGCGAGCTTCAATATTGATGATATCGATCCCGAAGTCAGTGAACTACGGCCAAGGGTGATGTCAGGTACAGCCACAGAGGAAGAAACACAAGAATACAGGAAGCGCATGGACGGAATATCCAGGACCATGAGAGAAACTCCCGTAGAGGAAATGTTCGACATTAAGTTCGTGGATGTGGAAATCCCACAGAAAGCAAGGATATTCAACTCAGTCAAATGTTCAAAGTGCGGGGAAATGATGGCTGAATCCAGAGCAAGGGTTCAAAATGGAGAATTTGTCTGCATCCCGTGTTATGAAGAGTATACAAGAGGCTGGTAAATAACAAATTAAATTCTACAAACCTGCTTTCACGTTTTTAGATCTACAACTGCTTCTTTTTTCTTTTTAATACATTAACAC
The window above is part of the Methanolobus zinderi genome. Proteins encoded here:
- a CDS encoding FmdE family protein; the encoded protein is MITMTEFSTEDKNRKIPGFEEAAKFHGHVCPGLTIGYIAAKAGIEKLKSEREIDEQLVTIVENDACGVDAVQVLTGCTIGKGNLIYRDHAKQVFTFICRDSGKAVRVALRASFNIDDIDPEVSELRPRVMSGTATEEETQEYRKRMDGISRTMRETPVEEMFDIKFVDVEIPQKARIFNSVKCSKCGEMMAESRARVQNGEFVCIPCYEEYTRGW